From a region of the Rhipicephalus microplus isolate Deutch F79 chromosome X, USDA_Rmic, whole genome shotgun sequence genome:
- the LOC119160841 gene encoding sulfotransferase ssu-1, with the protein MENRRPTYKRHDATGWVFPRDGFDWSEFEAACNFKPRSSDILLMTYPKSGTTWVQYMLYLLVHDMKPVPPGRRLDSFAPFLEKGGLQLLDSLERSPRPIKTHLSFDVMPWRSEPRYVCVLRNPKDVCVSLYHHVRGFEKYYHFTDGSFDDFFEAFIEGEVDSADYHDHLLSLWRHRDKENVLLLTYENLMERTLQEVGKLVEHVRPCFPSDWKSPDMGSLVAAASFDAMKAQRPEQWASTRPENMPGFIRRGRVGDWRNYLTEDQNERLESKFARKINGSGAELLWPKEMKGPTSV; encoded by the coding sequence ATGGAGAATCGACGACCAACGTATAAGCGTCACGATGCCACGGGCTGGGTCTTCCCTCGAGACGGTTTCGACTGGTCAGAGTTTGAAGCTGCCTGCAACTTCAAGCCCCGCTCCAGCGATATACTGCTCATGACGTACCCCAAGTCAGGCACCACGTGGGTTCAATACATGCTCTACCTGCTCGTCCACGACATGAAACCAGTGCCTCCGGGACGCCGACTCGACAGCTTCGCTCCCTTCCTGGAGAAAGGGGGCCTCCAACTGCTTGACTCTTTGGAGCGTTCGCCGAGGCCCATCAAAACGCACCTTTCTTTTGACGTGATGCCCTGGCGCTCCGAGCCCCGTTACGTCTGCGTTCTGCGAAATCCAAAGGACGTGTGCGTGTCCCTCTATCACCATGTACGCGGCTTTGAAAAGTACTATCACTTCACAGACGGCAGCTTCGACGACTTCTTTGAGGCCTTCATAGAAGGAGAAGTGGACTCTGCCGACTATCATGACCACCTGTTATCACTTTGGCGACATCGGGACAAGGAGAACGTGCTTTTGCTCACTTACGAAAACTTGATGGAGCGCACCCTTCAAGAGGTCGGAAAACTCGTAGAACATGTGAGGCCGTGCTTTCCCAGTGACTGGAAGTCTCCAGACATGGGCTCACTCGTTGCCGCAGCAAGCTTCGACGCTATGAAAGCGCAACGCCCCGAGCAGTGGGCCAGTACCAGACCGGAGAACATGCCCGGTTTTATCCGCCGCGGTCGAGTGGGTGACTGGCGCAACTATCTCACTGAAGACCAGAACGAGAGACTGGAGAGCAAGTTCGCACGCAAGATCAATGGATCCGGCGCCGAGCTCCTCTGGCCTAAGGAGATGAAGGGGCCCACGAGCGTGTGA